The Nitrospirales bacterium genome includes a window with the following:
- a CDS encoding IscS subfamily cysteine desulfurase, whose translation MKLPIYLDNHSTTPCDPRVVEAMLPYFTEKFGNAASRNHSFGWEAEEGVDTARKQIAKLIHADPKEVIFTSGATESDNLALKGVVEMYKDKGDHIITSATEHRAVIDTAKALEKKGVRVTYLDVDKYGMVNPDDVRNAITDKTILISVMLANNEIGTINPIKEIGKIAKEKGILLHCDATQGVGKIPVDVQELGVDLMAFTSHKIYGPKGIGALYVRRKGPRVRLEPMIHGGGHERGMRSGTLPVPLIVGFGKACELCEQEMATEASRLIKLRDRLEEGITKELEEVYLNGHRTERLPGNLNLSFAYVEGEALLMGVKEIALSSGSACTSATLEPSYVLRALGVGSDLAHSSIRFGLGRFNTAEEVEYVIDRMVKAVNHLRAMSPLYEMAKEGIDLKTVQWAAH comes from the coding sequence ATGAAGTTGCCGATATACTTAGACAATCATTCCACGACTCCGTGTGATCCTCGGGTTGTGGAAGCCATGCTTCCGTACTTTACCGAGAAGTTCGGGAATGCGGCGAGTCGGAATCACAGTTTTGGATGGGAAGCTGAGGAAGGGGTGGATACCGCGCGAAAGCAAATTGCCAAACTGATCCATGCAGATCCGAAAGAAGTCATATTTACCAGTGGCGCTACGGAATCCGACAACCTCGCACTCAAGGGTGTCGTGGAAATGTATAAAGACAAAGGCGACCACATCATCACGAGTGCGACAGAACATCGTGCTGTGATCGACACCGCGAAAGCTCTCGAGAAAAAAGGAGTACGCGTCACCTACTTAGATGTCGATAAATATGGCATGGTGAACCCTGACGATGTCCGGAATGCGATAACCGACAAGACCATCTTGATTTCGGTCATGCTCGCGAACAATGAAATCGGGACGATTAATCCGATCAAGGAAATCGGGAAAATCGCGAAGGAAAAGGGGATCCTTTTGCATTGTGACGCGACGCAAGGAGTTGGGAAAATTCCCGTGGACGTTCAAGAATTGGGTGTGGATTTGATGGCCTTTACGAGTCACAAAATATACGGCCCGAAGGGCATTGGAGCTCTCTATGTTCGCCGGAAAGGTCCTCGCGTCCGCTTGGAACCGATGATACATGGTGGAGGACATGAACGAGGCATGCGGTCGGGAACCCTCCCGGTTCCGCTTATTGTGGGCTTTGGAAAAGCCTGCGAACTATGCGAGCAGGAGATGGCGACCGAGGCTTCTCGACTCATCAAGTTACGAGATCGGTTGGAGGAAGGGATTACCAAAGAACTTGAAGAAGTCTACCTAAACGGTCACCGGACAGAACGCTTGCCAGGGAATCTCAACCTGAGTTTTGCCTATGTTGAAGGTGAAGCCCTGCTTATGGGCGTGAAAGAAATCGCTCTGTCTTCCGGGTCAGCCTGTACTTCGGCCACTCTTGAGCCTTCCTATGTGTTGCGAGCATTAGGAGTCGGATCTGACCTGGCCCATTCTTCCATCCGGTTCGGGTTGGGCCGCTTCAACACTGCAGAAGAAGTGGAATACGTTATTGACCGGATGGTGAAAGCGGTCAATCATCTACGGGCCATGTCCCCCTTGTATGAAATGGCCAAAGAAGGTATTGATCTCAAAACGGTGCAATGGGCAGCGCATTAA
- a CDS encoding Rrf2 family transcriptional regulator, with the protein MLKLSKKADYALMALQYMATVQFGEVTEARVVNTKEVAEEHNIPVELLAKVLQALAKQDIIESHNGPKGGYLLAREPKRITIAQVLEAIEGPLGIADCYHDKEASPCDQMDHCNIRTPLLKVQESIHQLLNSMSIEDMAVGSPLIIVESRKTEGVRL; encoded by the coding sequence ATGTTAAAACTCTCGAAAAAGGCTGATTATGCACTTATGGCGTTGCAATACATGGCCACGGTCCAGTTTGGTGAAGTGACGGAGGCGAGAGTGGTGAACACCAAAGAAGTGGCGGAAGAGCATAATATTCCCGTTGAGCTTCTTGCCAAAGTTCTTCAAGCATTGGCGAAGCAAGATATTATTGAAAGCCACAATGGACCTAAAGGGGGATATCTCTTGGCCCGTGAACCGAAGCGAATCACTATCGCTCAAGTGCTGGAAGCCATTGAAGGGCCGTTGGGCATTGCTGATTGTTACCATGACAAGGAAGCATCGCCCTGCGACCAAATGGATCATTGTAATATCCGAACGCCGCTTTTAAAGGTGCAAGAGAGCATTCATCAACTATTGAACAGTATGTCCATTGAAGATATGGCAGTTGGCTCCCCATTAATTATCGTCGAATCGCGTAAAACAGAAGGAGTGCGATTATGA
- the iscU gene encoding Fe-S cluster assembly scaffold IscU, with protein MAYSEKVIDHYNNPRNMGSFGKDEEGVGTGIVGAPECGDVMKLQIKVENETIVDAKFKTFGCGSAIASSSLATEWLKGKTVEEAGQIKNTEIVQELNLPPVKIHCSVLAEDAIKSALNDYRKKAEEGSKVEGAASS; from the coding sequence ATGGCGTATAGCGAGAAGGTCATTGACCACTACAACAATCCCCGTAATATGGGAAGTTTCGGCAAGGATGAAGAGGGAGTGGGAACGGGTATTGTGGGAGCTCCAGAATGTGGTGATGTGATGAAGCTTCAGATTAAGGTGGAAAACGAGACGATCGTTGATGCGAAGTTTAAAACGTTCGGTTGCGGGTCAGCGATCGCGAGTTCAAGTCTAGCCACCGAGTGGTTAAAGGGGAAGACGGTAGAAGAAGCGGGACAGATTAAGAACACTGAAATTGTACAGGAATTGAATTTGCCTCCAGTCAAAATTCATTGTTCGGTGTTGGCTGAAGATGCCATTAAATCGGCCTTGAATGATTATAGGAAAAAAGCAGAGGAAGGCTCGAAAGTTGAAGGAGCGGCCTCATCATAA